Proteins encoded together in one Psilocybe cubensis strain MGC-MH-2018 chromosome 8, whole genome shotgun sequence window:
- a CDS encoding Dolichyl-diphosphooligosaccharide--protein glycosyltransferase subunit 2, whose translation MFSLLPALLLALTAQASVLTLQSPRLIVSDSTGSQLRSEPLSLSQKVATPVQISGKDTLRITFQVVDKDGKGVQPHQTFLRLYDEKTNEEGILPIRVTPGGKAKFDLNLSKPPLSLPPTPNGDPLKVTLLIGSSLHDPLSAELFDLVLPRSQVAPEHPLESTFHPLPEIKHTFRPENKLPPKFISAVATGVVLAPWAILLALWSQVAPTPSRTFSPSILPFIVSLGAFEVLLFRYWIGLKLGQVLLYGAILTIPTVFAGKQALSSIGNRRLGRK comes from the exons ATGTTCTCACTACTCCCAGCTTTATTGCTGGCGCTTACGGCCCAGGCTTCCGTCTTGACCCTTCAATCCCCTCGCTTGATAGTCTCAGATTCAACGGGTTCTCAATTGCGCTCAGAGCC CCTCTCACTTTCACAGAAGGTCGCGACGCCGGTCCAAATATCGGGAAAGGATACATTGAGGATCACTTTCCAAGTTGTGGACAAGGATGGAAAGGGCGTGCAACCCCATCAGACTTTCCTTCGACTCTATGACGAAAAGACGAACGAAGAAGGAATTCTGCCAATACGCGTCACGCCAGGaggaaaggccaagttcgACCTT AACCTATCGAAGCCCCCTCTTTCGTTGCCACCTACCCCGAATGGTGACCCTTTGAAGGTTACTCTTCTCATCGGTTCTTCTCTACACGATCCACTCTCCGCTGAGCTTTTTGACCTGGTTCTACCTCGTTCTCAAGTTGCACCTGAGCATCCTCTTGAATCCACATTCCACCCGTTGCCAGAAATTAAGCACACCTTCCGCCCCGAAAACAAATTGCCACCCAAATTCATCTCAGCTGTGGCAACTGGTGTAGTTTTGGCACCCTGGGCAATACTGTTGGCTTTG TGGTCTCAAGTCGCCCCCACACCTTCGCGCACATTCTCACCAAGTATCCTACCATTCATTGTCTCTCTTGGCGCTTTCGAAGTTCTCCTTTTCAGATATTGGATTGGCTTAAAGCTCGGGCAGGTCCTTCTTTACGGAGCCATTCTCACAATTCCTACTGTCTTTGCTGGAAAACAGGCTCTGTCGAGCATCGGTAACCGTCGCCTCGGCAGAAAATAA
- a CDS encoding Monoterpene synthase 25, with amino-acid sequence MAAVVLPETEIQQTYFQSPLTLIRDEFDGGKNNWVDTFKEIITKFVKDLDYRPEEPITEDNPTYRALRSEFLMKYDNGNEFYDQMYRTAVTMAELSYRDHAPEIRLEIARFTCFLLHVDDLGKSFNTLEGLQKRILMGDNSDGEFLQAFRKNLIGFYDLYDPIPANSITLAAISCISGMLLEQNDAVRGMKLSESSKSWPNYLRSKTGCSESYAYMLFPKSLGLEMTTYISVMEDIVFITNAANDILSFYKEFLGGETDTYIFLRARITNKPLVETLQLVVKETLEANDRVTKTLQSTDAYGLWKQYVNGYLGLHFTVGVRYRLNELEL; translated from the exons ATGGCCGCCGTTGTTCTTCCAGAAACCGAAATTCAACAAACTTATTTTCAGTCTCCTCTGACCCTTATACGAGACGAGTTCGATGGAGGAAAGAACAACTGGGTGGACACGTTCAAAGAGATTATCACAAAATTTGTGAAGGATCTTGATTACCGACCAGAAGAGCCCATCACAGAGGACAACCCAACCTACAGAGCTTTACGATCTGAGTTTTTGATGAAGTACGACAACGGAAACGAATTTTATGACCAAATGTATCGGACGGCAGTGACCATGGCAGAG CTCTCATACCGTGATCATGCGCCAGAAATTCGGTTGGAAATAGCTCGATTCACTTG CTTTTTACTTCATGTTGACGACCTTGGGAAGAGCTTCAATACTCTTGAGGGTCTCCAAAAGAGGATTCTCATGGGTGATAACTCTGATGGAGAATTTCTACAGGCATTCCGGAAAAACCTCATCGGATTCTATGATCTTTACGATCCGATTCCAGCCAATTCAATCACACTAGCAGCCATCAGCTGTATCAGCGGAATGCTACTTGAGCAAAATGACGCCGTTCGAGGTATGAAGCTCTCCGAGAGCTCAAAGTCCTGGCCCAACTATTTGCGTAGCAAGACTGGCTGCTCAGAGTCCTACGCCTACATGCTCTTTCCAAAGTCCCTGGGTCTTGAAATGACCACCTATATATCTGTCATGGAGGATATCGTTTTTATAACCAATGCTGCCAATGATATTTTGTC ATTTTACAAAGAATTTCTCGGTGGGGAAACCGATACATATATCTTCTTGCGAGCACGAATCACCAATAAACCACTCGTCGAAACGTTACAGCTTGTTGTTAAAGAAACATTAGAGGCAAACGACAGGGTCACGAAAACTCTGCAATCCACAGACGCTTATGGCTTATGGAAGCAATATGTGAACGGGTACCT CGGGCTTCATTTTACTGTTGGGGTGCGGTATCGGCTGAACGAACTTGAACTTTAA
- a CDS encoding putative 26S proteasome non-ATPase regulatory subunit 3, whose protein sequence is MPDVEMKPAESKQVEEEKPQEERKPVPVHPLAEIKSNVALIDRAVTTLEPRFTHRVLRTLTALRKRIDASILRNAVESIYSKGWIPAASDSEDQSMDVDAPSKPSLTDVVPEVEMYLRLLILYQLLKDEDNHATALDLANETVKKMQDLNRRSMDAIAAKVWMAVDRAYSANDLLPEARPLFLAAQRTASLRNDDEANAVLLNCLLNNYLSFDQPFPAQQLVSKATFPPSASNGQLARYHFYLGRIRAIQLNYTDAHTNLQQAIRRAPPAKTAPGFYQAIHKFFVIVELLMGDIPDRSIFRHEVLKKPLNAYFETVKAVRSGSLARFEETFNKHIYQFKEDNVFKLVLRLRQNVIKTGLRRLSLSYSRISLKDICVKLNLDSEENAEYVVTKAIRDGVIEGKMVHEQGWMECGSQKNGYGPEVSEVFGRRIAFCLDLHNQSVKAMRYPLNAHRKELAAAEGAREREKELAKEIQDGDLDDEDLGPEF, encoded by the exons ATGCCCGACGTTGAAATGAAACCCGCAGAATCTAAACaggttgaagaagaaaaacctcAGGAGGAACGAAAGCCTGTTCCAGTGCATCCTCTGGCGGAAATCAAGAGCAACGTCGCGCTCATTGACCGAGCAGTGACCACCCTCGAACCCCGATTCACCCATCGGGTTTTACGCACTTTGACTGCACTCCGTAAACGTATCGATGCTTCGATCCTTAGGAATGCTGTTGAATCCATCTATAGCAAAG GGTGGATACCAGCTGCTTCAGATTCAGAAGATCAAAGCATGGACGTCGATGCTCCATCTAAGCCTTCGTTGACGGACGTTGTACCAGAAGTTGAGATGTACCTCCGACTTTTAATACTCTATCAGCTACTCAAGGACGAAGACAATCACGCGACGGCTCTCGATTTGGCGAATGAAAcagtgaagaagatgcaggATCTGAACAGGCGTAGCATGGATGCCATTGCTGCAAAGGTCTGGATGGCAGTTGACCGTGCATATTCAGCGAACGATCTCCTCCCCGAGGCACGGCC ACTATTCCTCGCTGCCCAGAGAACAGCCTCCTTGAGAAACGATGATGAGGCCAACGCTGTCCTCCTTAATTGCCTCCTTAACAACTACCTTTCCTTCGATCAGCCTTTCCCAGCCCAGCAACTTGTCTCGAAAGCAACTTTCCCCCCTTCCGCGAGTAACGGCCAGCTTGCCAGATACCACTTCTACCTCGGCCGCATCAGAGCTATCCAGCTCAACTATACGGACGCTCATACCAATCTGCAGCAAGCAATCCGTCGTGCTCCACCTGCAAAGACAGCCCCTGGTTTTTACCAGGCTATCCACAAATTCTTTGTGATTGTGGAGTTGTTGATGGGTGATATTCCAGACCGAAGTATTTTCAGACACGAGGTTCTGAAAAAGCCCCTCAATGCGTATTTTGAAACTGTGAAAG CTGTTAGATCAGGCTCTCTCGCCCGATTCGAAGAAACATTCAATAAACACATCTACCAATTCAAGGAGGACAATGTATTTAAGCTTGTTCTCCGCCTTCGCCAGAATGTCATCAAGACCGGACTCCGAAGGCTCTCCCTATCATATTCGCGCATCTCGTTAAAGGATATCTGCGTCAAACTTAACCTGGATTCTGAAGAAAACGCAGAATATGTCGTCACCAAGGCTATTCGAGACGGGGTTATTGAGGGCAAGATGGTGCATGAGCAAGGATGGATGGAGTGCGGCAGCCAGAAGAACGGATACGGGCCAGAAGTCAGTGAAGTATTCGGACGTCGCATCGCATTTTGTCTAGACCTGCACAACCAGAGTGTTAAA GCTATGCGTTATCCTCTCAATGCCCATCGCAAAGagcttgctgctgctgaaggcgcccgagaaagagaaaaggaacTGGCCAAAGAAATTCAAGATGGCGACTTGGATGACGAAGATCTGGGTCCAGAGTTCTAA
- a CDS encoding Terpene synthase 29 — protein MDTTSNTQHQWQLTLKKIITKFIQDLEYQPIDPIPDSNATYQAVKLEFSTRYDNGQEWYHQTYRTAVTMAEWKHSFLTLTTPPKFEWKSLDSPGKSRFLLGQFAGITQRTSKIISFLLHVDDLGKEFSSLENLQLNILLGDSTEGAFNEAFRKHLIGFYQFYDPIPANAITLSAMDCINGMLLEQRDAIRDIKLSDSARSWPNYLRNKTGCSEAYAFMLFPKAIKLDLKFYKEYLGGERDTYVFLRARIADKPLNETLRDVVSESLAAHARVSKALQHTCAISTWKQFVNGYLGFHFTLARYRLSELGF, from the exons ATGGACACTACATCTAACACTCAGCATCAATGGCAACTGACACTAAAAAAAATTATAACCAAGTTCATTCAAGACCTCGAATACCAGCCAATAGATCCAATACCAGATTCAAATGCCACCTATCAAGCAGTCAAATTGGAGTTTTCGACCCGATATGATAACGGCCAGGAATGGTATCACCAGACGTATCGGACTGCAGTCACTATGGCAGAG TGGAAACATAGCTTTCTTACCCTGACCACACCCCCGAAATTCGAATGGAAATCGCTCGACTCACCTGGTAAGAGCCGTTTCCTCCTTGGACAGTTCGCAGGGATAACTCAACGCACTTCAAAAATTATCAGCTTCTTACTTCACGTAGACGACCTCGGAAAGGAGTTCAGCTCGCTGGAAAACCTCCAGCTGAATATCCTCTTGGGAGACAGCACAGAGGGTGCTTTCAATGAGGCATTCCGAAAACACCTTATCGGGTTTTACCAATTTTATGACCCAATCCCCGCCAACGCGATCACCTTATCCGCCATGGACTGCATTAACGGCATGCTACTTGAGCAAAGAGACGCTATCCGTGATATCAAGCTTTCCGACTCGGCGCGCTCGTGGCCAAACTATCTGCGCAACAAGACGGGGTGCTCGGAGGCATATGCGTTCATGCTCTTTCCCAAGGCAATAAAACTTGACCTTAA ATTTTACAAAGAATACCTCGGAGGGGAAAGAGATACATACGTCTTCTTGCGTGCTCGCATCGCCGACAAGCCATTGAATGAGACGCTACGAGATGTAGTATCTGAGTCGTTAGCTGCACATGCAAGGGTCTCAAAGGCCTTACAGCATACATGTGCAATTTCGACCTGGAAGCAGTTTGTCAATGGATACCT TGGATTTCATTTTACACTGGCGCGCTACCGCCTGAGTGAACTCGGATTCTAG